A window of the Chthoniobacterales bacterium genome harbors these coding sequences:
- a CDS encoding SDR family oxidoreductase, with protein MDKFLITGASSGIGRELALRLAARGAKLVLSGRSEGKLSEVAAACTGATAVETVASDITSPGAAEALVAKACESMGGIDCVIHCAGIGLIKPAAETTDAEFSKVVNTNLRGTFLVAREACKAMAAQKHGLFITLPGILGKAVMKNAAAYIASKFGVTGLIKTFAQEYARSGVRFCLFFLGGVDSPFWDGINMAVQRDKMIPLPTAADLIMQAIDAPPHLVLAEVVLQPESHQLV; from the coding sequence ATGGACAAATTCCTCATCACCGGCGCCTCGAGCGGAATCGGGCGCGAACTGGCCCTGCGCCTCGCCGCGCGCGGCGCAAAGCTCGTCCTCTCCGGACGCTCCGAGGGCAAACTCTCCGAAGTCGCCGCCGCCTGCACAGGGGCGACCGCGGTCGAAACGGTCGCTTCCGACATCACTTCACCGGGCGCAGCCGAGGCGCTCGTGGCCAAGGCCTGCGAATCCATGGGCGGCATCGATTGCGTCATCCATTGCGCCGGCATCGGACTTATCAAGCCCGCGGCCGAGACAACGGACGCGGAATTTAGCAAGGTTGTGAACACCAACCTCCGCGGCACGTTTCTTGTCGCGCGCGAAGCATGCAAAGCGATGGCCGCGCAGAAGCACGGCCTTTTCATCACGCTTCCCGGCATTCTCGGAAAAGCGGTGATGAAAAACGCGGCGGCTTACATCGCCAGCAAGTTCGGCGTGACCGGCCTGATCAAAACCTTTGCGCAGGAATACGCGCGCAGCGGCGTCCGGTTCTGCCTGTTTTTTCTGGGCGGAGTTGACTCGCCGTTCTGGGACGGCATTAACATGGCTGTGCAACGCGACAAAATGATTCCCCTGCCGACCGCGGCGGATCTCATCATGCAGGCCATCGACGCGCCACCGCACCTTGTGCTGGCCGAAGTCGTCCTCCAGCCGGAAAGCCACCAGCTGGTGTAA
- a CDS encoding HD domain-containing protein, which produces MEETARHPLESEAYPIQLPARRASSLGERIGALHGQLRRVVPEVDRMACALYDPEMDLLKTFVNSTVGGEPLKTYQYKLSESPSLMALKMEGKSRVIEDISTELKSETEHTRWVKSMGYRSSYTVPIYHQGVFEGFLFFDSCVPGLFTPEVVHRLEVYVNLIMLMVSHEVTTIQALTGSVRVARDFTNLRDEETGSHLERMSRFCRLIARGLAKSHNLSDEFIEQLFLFSPLHDIGKVGIPDAVLRKPGSFTPEERKIMETHVDLGVKMIERLVDDFNLRTVAGVDILRNLVAGHHEFLDGSGYPERRNNGHIPIEARIVTVADIFDALTSRRVYKSAWSIDEALETLDKMAAEGKIDAHCVAALRADKEEAARIIERFGEAEV; this is translated from the coding sequence ATGGAAGAAACGGCCCGGCACCCGCTGGAATCGGAGGCTTACCCGATTCAGTTGCCCGCCCGCAGGGCGTCCAGCCTTGGAGAACGCATCGGGGCGCTGCACGGCCAACTCCGCCGCGTGGTGCCGGAAGTCGATCGCATGGCCTGCGCCCTCTACGACCCCGAGATGGATCTGCTGAAGACGTTCGTCAACAGCACGGTCGGTGGCGAGCCGCTCAAGACCTACCAATACAAGCTTTCCGAAAGCCCGAGCCTGATGGCCTTGAAGATGGAGGGCAAATCGCGCGTGATCGAAGATATTTCGACCGAGCTGAAGAGCGAGACCGAGCACACGCGCTGGGTCAAAAGCATGGGCTACCGGTCGTCATACACCGTGCCGATTTACCACCAGGGCGTCTTCGAGGGATTCCTGTTCTTCGACTCGTGCGTGCCCGGGCTTTTCACGCCGGAGGTCGTGCACCGACTGGAGGTTTACGTGAACCTGATCATGCTGATGGTGAGCCACGAGGTGACCACCATCCAGGCGCTGACCGGATCCGTGCGCGTGGCCCGCGACTTCACCAACCTGCGCGACGAAGAAACCGGCTCGCACTTGGAGCGCATGTCGCGGTTTTGCCGGCTCATCGCGCGGGGTCTCGCCAAGAGCCACAACTTGTCCGACGAATTCATCGAGCAATTGTTTTTGTTCTCCCCGCTGCACGACATCGGCAAGGTCGGAATTCCCGACGCGGTGCTGCGCAAGCCGGGCAGTTTCACGCCCGAGGAGCGCAAGATCATGGAGACCCACGTCGATCTCGGCGTCAAAATGATCGAGCGGCTGGTGGACGACTTCAACCTGCGCACGGTGGCGGGGGTGGACATCCTGCGCAACCTGGTGGCCGGCCATCATGAATTTCTCGACGGCAGCGGCTATCCGGAACGGAGGAACAACGGCCACATCCCGATCGAGGCGCGCATTGTCACCGTGGCGGATATTTTCGACGCGCTGACGAGCCGGCGTGTTTACAAAAGCGCGTGGAGCATCGACGAAGCGCTCGAGACGTTGGACAAAATGGCGGCGGAGGGAAAAATCGACGCGCACTGCGTTGCCGCTTTGCGGGCGGACAAAGAAGAAGCCGCTCGCATCATCGAGCGGTTCGGCGAAGCAGAAGTTTGA
- the acs gene encoding acetate--CoA ligase, with the protein MSQNIESRLVETRVIKPSRAFSKSARIKSMADYKRLHAASVKNPQKFWGAEASELQWGRKWKSVLKWTAPFARWFEGGTINVAENCVDRHAASHRKNKAAIIWEGEPGEKRTLTYGQLHREVCLFANVLKRNGVKKGDRVIIYMPLVPEAAVAMLACARIGAVHSVIFGGFSADSIRDRIADSGATCVVTADGGYRRGAIVPLKHNVDAALAGETTVKKVIVLRRANNEIHIQEGRDVWWHRELDYVNADCPVTHFDSEHPLFILYTSGSTGKPKGILHTSAGYLTQAYSTTKYIFDLREDDIYWCTADVGWITGHSYLVYGPLANGATCLMYEGAPNWPDPDRFWRIIQNYGVTVFYTAPTAIRAFIKWGDEWVDKHDLSSLRLLGTVGEPINPEAWMWYHKKIGGGRCPIVDTWWQTETGAIMISPMPGATPLKPGTATLPFFGIDAAIVDDHGKEVGPNIGGKLVVRKPWPSMLRTIYGDRARYKKTYWSEIPGFYFTGDGARRDKDGYFWIVGRIDDVLNVAGHRLGTSEIESALVSHQAVAEAAVVGRPDEIKGQGVVAFVTLKEGEKPSVDLREKLRKHVGNAIGAIAKPDDVHFAEALPKTRSGKIMRRLLKEIASGSDVKGDTTTLEDFSILSKLKLQDS; encoded by the coding sequence ATGAGCCAGAACATCGAATCCCGCCTCGTCGAAACACGCGTCATCAAACCATCCCGCGCATTCAGCAAGAGCGCGCGGATCAAAAGCATGGCGGACTACAAGCGCCTGCACGCAGCATCGGTGAAAAACCCGCAGAAATTCTGGGGTGCCGAAGCCTCCGAACTGCAATGGGGACGCAAATGGAAATCCGTCCTGAAATGGACGGCGCCGTTTGCGCGCTGGTTCGAAGGAGGCACCATCAACGTCGCGGAAAACTGCGTGGACCGCCACGCTGCCAGCCATCGCAAGAACAAGGCCGCCATCATCTGGGAGGGTGAGCCGGGCGAAAAGCGCACCCTCACCTACGGACAGCTGCACCGCGAAGTCTGCCTCTTCGCCAACGTGCTCAAACGCAACGGCGTCAAAAAAGGCGACCGCGTCATCATCTACATGCCTCTCGTTCCCGAGGCCGCCGTGGCCATGCTCGCCTGCGCCCGCATCGGCGCCGTGCATTCGGTGATCTTCGGCGGGTTCAGCGCGGACAGCATCCGCGACCGCATTGCCGACAGCGGCGCCACATGCGTGGTCACGGCCGACGGCGGTTACCGGCGCGGTGCCATCGTGCCGCTCAAACACAATGTCGATGCCGCACTGGCCGGCGAGACAACGGTGAAGAAAGTGATCGTCCTCCGGCGCGCCAACAACGAGATCCACATCCAGGAAGGACGCGACGTCTGGTGGCACCGCGAATTGGACTACGTCAACGCCGATTGCCCCGTCACGCACTTCGACAGCGAGCATCCGCTGTTCATCCTCTACACCAGCGGCTCGACCGGAAAACCAAAAGGCATCCTCCACACCTCGGCCGGCTACCTCACGCAGGCTTACTCCACGACGAAATACATTTTCGACCTGCGCGAGGACGACATCTACTGGTGCACGGCCGATGTCGGCTGGATCACCGGCCACAGCTATCTTGTCTACGGTCCTCTGGCCAACGGAGCGACCTGCCTCATGTATGAAGGTGCACCCAACTGGCCCGACCCGGACCGCTTCTGGCGCATCATCCAGAATTACGGCGTGACCGTTTTCTACACTGCGCCGACCGCCATCCGCGCCTTCATCAAATGGGGCGATGAATGGGTCGATAAGCACGATCTTTCCTCGCTCCGTCTCCTCGGCACGGTCGGCGAACCGATCAATCCCGAGGCGTGGATGTGGTATCATAAAAAAATCGGCGGAGGGCGTTGTCCGATCGTGGACACGTGGTGGCAGACCGAAACCGGCGCGATCATGATTTCCCCCATGCCCGGCGCCACCCCGCTCAAGCCCGGCACGGCCACGCTGCCGTTCTTCGGCATCGACGCCGCCATCGTCGACGACCACGGCAAGGAAGTCGGACCAAACATCGGCGGCAAACTCGTGGTGCGCAAACCGTGGCCCTCCATGCTTCGCACGATTTACGGCGACCGCGCGCGGTATAAAAAAACTTACTGGAGCGAAATTCCGGGTTTTTACTTCACCGGCGACGGCGCCCGTCGCGACAAGGACGGCTATTTCTGGATCGTGGGCCGCATCGACGATGTCCTCAATGTCGCCGGACACCGCCTCGGCACTTCGGAAATCGAAAGCGCCCTTGTCTCCCATCAAGCAGTGGCCGAAGCCGCCGTGGTCGGGCGCCCCGACGAAATCAAAGGCCAGGGCGTGGTCGCCTTCGTGACGCTGAAGGAAGGCGAAAAACCGAGCGTGGATTTGCGCGAAAAATTGCGCAAACACGTCGGCAACGCCATCGGGGCCATTGCCAAGCCGGACGACGTCCACTTCGCCGAAGCCCTGCCCAAGACGCGCAGCGGCAAAATCATGCGCCGCCTGCTCAAGGAAATTGCCAGCGGCAGCGATGTCAAAGGCGATACCACCACCCTCGAAGACTTCAGCATCCTCTCGAAACTCAAATTGCAGGATTCGTGA
- a CDS encoding PEP-CTERM sorting domain-containing protein (PEP-CTERM proteins occur, often in large numbers, in the proteomes of bacteria that also encode an exosortase, a predicted intramembrane cysteine proteinase. The presence of a PEP-CTERM domain at a protein's C-terminus predicts cleavage within the sorting domain, followed by covalent anchoring to some some component of the (usually Gram-negative) cell surface. Many PEP-CTERM proteins exhibit an unusual sequence composition that includes large numbers of potential glycosylation sites. Expression of one such protein has been shown restore the ability of a bacterium to form floc, a type of biofilm.) → MPESCFGAIFSCPSSESFSFGKRGSRRQFKRLVKSLRHLLIAALFALPVRLGAQSVISNTVIVPLHYKTIASGGQKLGIYASLGGGSTPQIFEFDTGGGGFYAAYASADTNKSRWWGTNFSYTGSDVTNTYDSGIQYQGAIVTASVSLFSDHNSSSPLVTTAGDLRVGQMTSITNTTSGGAALWTPGGEGTTNTPPVDEAFYGDFGMNLAYTHSGIVNLIAQLSFTNGIAPGFRIRAYGDSPYMQIGLTAADTNSASAFYFGMNADTNAPPGSTFTNSRSLFYSEQVFNANMTISNATTNFTTNLGITTDTGASTTIHNADVGGIPEALYTTNSEGKGHLVAGADFGLSGMTLGGTNSEFFEFVTTAGQVSVQDNKTNNTLFYLNSGISLFQQYDVIYNLQDGQIGFEAVPEPRTWALLALGGLLLALASVRRRAS, encoded by the coding sequence ATGCCGGAGTCATGTTTTGGTGCGATATTTTCATGCCCCTCTTCGGAATCTTTCTCCTTTGGAAAACGAGGAAGCCGCAGGCAATTTAAGCGTCTCGTGAAGTCCTTGCGCCACCTGCTCATTGCCGCCCTTTTTGCGCTGCCGGTCCGGCTCGGCGCGCAATCAGTCATCTCGAATACGGTGATCGTTCCGCTTCATTACAAGACCATCGCTTCGGGCGGGCAAAAACTCGGCATCTACGCTTCGCTCGGCGGCGGCAGCACACCGCAGATTTTCGAATTCGACACCGGCGGCGGCGGGTTCTACGCGGCCTATGCGTCGGCCGACACAAACAAGTCCCGGTGGTGGGGCACAAACTTCTCCTACACCGGGAGTGATGTGACCAACACTTACGACAGCGGGATCCAATACCAAGGAGCGATCGTCACGGCTTCCGTTTCACTTTTTTCGGATCACAACAGCAGCAGCCCGCTGGTCACCACGGCGGGCGATTTGCGCGTGGGACAAATGACATCCATCACCAACACCACCAGTGGCGGGGCGGCTCTGTGGACACCCGGTGGCGAAGGCACCACGAATACACCGCCTGTCGATGAGGCCTTTTACGGCGACTTCGGCATGAATCTGGCCTACACGCACAGCGGGATTGTCAACCTGATCGCCCAGCTGAGCTTCACCAATGGCATTGCTCCCGGATTCCGCATCCGCGCATACGGCGACAGCCCATACATGCAAATCGGACTGACCGCAGCGGACACCAACAGCGCGTCTGCTTTTTACTTCGGGATGAATGCCGACACCAACGCCCCGCCCGGTTCCACCTTCACCAACAGCAGATCGCTTTTTTATTCCGAGCAGGTGTTCAACGCGAACATGACGATCAGCAATGCGACGACCAACTTCACCACCAACCTCGGAATTACCACCGACACCGGCGCGAGCACGACAATCCATAATGCGGACGTCGGGGGAATTCCCGAAGCGCTTTACACCACCAATAGCGAAGGCAAGGGCCACCTCGTGGCCGGAGCGGACTTCGGGCTTTCCGGAATGACCCTCGGTGGCACAAATTCTGAATTTTTCGAATTCGTCACCACTGCAGGGCAAGTGTCTGTTCAGGATAACAAGACCAACAACACGCTGTTCTATCTCAACTCCGGCATCTCCCTCTTCCAGCAATACGACGTGATCTACAACTTGCAGGACGGGCAGATCGGTTTCGAGGCCGTCCCGGAACCGCGCACATGGGCGCTGCTGGCCCTTGGCGGCCTGCTGCTAGCCCTTGCATCGGTCCGACGGCGCGCATCCTGA